In Panthera uncia isolate 11264 chromosome B4, Puncia_PCG_1.0, whole genome shotgun sequence, one genomic interval encodes:
- the MYF6 gene encoding myogenic factor 6 yields the protein MMMDLFETGSYFFYLDGENVTLQPLEVAEGSPLYPGSDGTLSPCQDQMPPEAGSDSSGEEHVLAPPGLQPPHCPGQCLIWACKTCKRKSAPTDRRKAATLRERRRLKKINEAFEALKRRTVANPNQRLPKVEILRSAISYIERLQDLLHQLDQQEKMQELGVDPFSYRPKQENLEGADFLRTCSSQWPSVSDHSRGLVITAKEGGASMDSSASSSLRCLSSIVDSISSEERKLPCVEEVVEK from the exons ATGATGATGGACCTTTTTGAAACTGGCTCCTATTTCTTCTACTTGGACGGGGAAAATGTTACCTTGCAGCCATTAGAAGTGGCAGAGGGCTCTCCTTTGTACCCAGGGAGTGATGGTACTTTGTCCCCCTGCCAGGACCAAATGCCCCCGGAAGCTGGGAGCGACAGCAGCGGAGAGGAACATGTCCTGGCGCCCCCAGGCCTGCAGCCTCCCCACTGCCCCGGCCAATGTCTGATCTGGGCTTGCAAGACGTGCAAAAGAAAATCTGCCCCCACTGACCGGCGGAAAGCTGCCACCCTGCGCGAGAGGAGGCGGCTAAAGAAAATCAACGAGGCCTTCGAGGCACTGAAGCGGCGGACTGTGGCCAACCCCAACCAGAGGCTGCCCAAGGTGGAGATTCTTCGGAGCGCCATCAGCTACATAGAGCGGCTGCAGGATCTGCTCCATCAGCTGGATCAGCAGGAGAAAATGCAGGAGCTAGGGGTGGACCCCTTCAGCTACAGACCCAAGCAAGAGAAT CTGGAGGGTGCGGATTTCCTGCGCACCTGCAGCTCCCAGTGGCCAAGTGTTTCGGATCATTCCAGGGGGCTCGTGATAACTGCCAAGGAAG GAGGGGCAAGCATGGACTCGTCAGCCTCGAGTAGCCTTCGATGCCTTTCTTCCATCGTGGACAGCATTTCCTCAGAGGAACGCAAACTCCCCTGCGTGGAAGAGGTGGTGGAGAAGTAA
- the MYF5 gene encoding myogenic factor 5, with protein MEVMDGCQFSPSEYFYDGSCIPSPEGEFGDEFEPRGAAFGAHKPELRGSDEDEHVRAPTGHHQAGHCLLWACKACKRKSTTMDRRKAATMRERRRLKKVNQAFETLKRCTTTNPNQRLPKVEILRNAIRYIESLQELLREQVENYYSLPGQSCSEPTSPTSNCSDGMPECNSPVWSRKSSSFDNIYCPDVPNVYATDKSTLSSLDCLSSIVDRIANSEQPGVLLQDPASPSLVASTDSQPATPGASSSRLIYHVL; from the exons ATGGAGGTGATGGATGGCTGCCAGTTCTCACCTTCCGAGTACTTCTATGATGGCTCCTGCATCCCGTCCCCTGAGGGCGAGTTCGgggatgagtttgagccccgagggGCTGCCTTCGGGGCGCATAAACCAGAGCTGCGAGGCTCAGACGAGGACGAGCACGTGCGGGCACCTACAGGCCACCACCAGGCCGGCCACTGCCTCCTGTGGGCTTGCAAAGCATGCAAGAGAAAGTCTACCACCATGGATCGGCGGAAGGCTGCCACCATGCGCGAGAGGAGACGCCTGAAGAAGGTCAACCAGGCTTTCGAGACGCTTAAGAGGTGCACCACGACCAACCCCAACCAGAGGCTGCCCAAGGTGGAGATCCTCAGGAATGCCATCCGCTACATCGAGAGCCTGCAGGAGCTGCTGAGGGAGCAGGTGGAGAACTACTACAGCCTGCCGGGTCAGAGTTGCTCTGAGCCCACCAGCCCCACCTCCAATTGCTCTGACGGCATG CCCGAGTGTAACAGCCCTGTCTGGTCCAGAAAGAGCAGCAGTTTTGACAACATCTATTGTCCTGATGTACCAAATG TATACGCCACAGATAAAAGCACCTTATCCAGCTTGGATTGTTTATCCAGCATAGTGGATCGAATCGCCAACTCAGAGCAACCTGGAGTGCTTCTCCAGGacccagcctctccctccctaGTTGCCAGCACGGATTCACAGCCTGCAACTCCGGGAGCCTCTAGTTCCAGGCTCATTTATCATGTGCTATGA